The nucleotide sequence GTCGCGATCGTCGGCGTGACGCTCGCCAGCGGGCCGGAGCTGACCGGCGACGTCTCGCCGCGCCCGGTCGTGCTCGCCTCCGTCGCGGCCCTCGGCTTCGGCCTCGCCCTGTACTGCATCGACCGGGGCGCCCGGGACTCCGCGCTCCTCACGCTCTGGGGGATGCGCCTGACGTCGGTGAGCATCCTGCTCGTCGTCGCGCTGCTCGTGCGCTCGACCGGAGGCGTCACCCCGCGCGAGGTGCCCGGCCTGCTGCTCATCGGCTGCGGCGACCTCGGCGCCAACTTCCTCTTCGGCATCGCGTCCTCGCGCGGCGAGGTGAGCATCGCGTCGGTCCTCGGGTCGCTCTACCCGGTCGTGACGATCGTCCTGGCGCGTGTCGTCATCAAGGAGCGGCTGCGGCGCGTCCAGCAGGCCGGCGTCGTCCTCGCCGTCGGCGGGGCCGTGCTCATCGCCCTGTAGCCGCCGGCGGACGGACGCACCCCCGGCGGGTGGGAGGATGTCGAGCCGTGACGACCTCCCCGAGCCCGGCCGCCGCGCCCGCCTCCGACTCCGCCCTCGTGCGGGCCGCCCGCGGCCTGCCCGTGCCGCACACCCCCGTCTGGTTCATGCGCCAGGCCGGCCGCTCGCTGCCGGAGTACCGCAAGGTCCGCGAGGGCGTCGGGATGCTCGAGTCCTGCCGGCGCCCCGACCTCGTCACCGAGATCACGCTCCAGCCGGTGCGCCGCCACGGCGTCGACGCGGCGATCTTCTTCTCCGACATCGTCGTCCCGCTCGCGGCCGTCGGCATCGACCTCGACATCGTCGCCGGGGTCGGCCCGGTCGTCGCCGAGCCGGTGCGCACCCGCGCCGACCTCGAGCGGCTGCGCGACCTCGTCCCCGAGGACGTCCCCGACATCACCGAGTCGGTCCGGATGCTCACCGCCGAGCTCGGCACCACCCCGCTCATCGGCTTCGCCGGCGCGCCGTTCACCCTCGCGTCCTACCTCGTCGAGGGCGGGCCGTCGAAGAACCACGAGCACACCAAGGCCCTCATGCACGGCGACCCCGGGCTGTGGCACGACCTGTGCGCCCGGCTCGCCCGCATCTCCGGCGCGTTCCTGCGGGTGCAGGGCGAGGCCGGCGCCTCGGCCCTCCAGCTCTTCGACTCCTGGGCCGGCTTCCTCAGCCGCGCCGACTACGAGGGCTTCGTCGCCCCGCACTCCGCCGCCGCGCTCGCGTCCGTCGCCGACCTCGGCGTGCCCCGGATCCACTTCGGGGTCGGCACCGGCGAGCTGCTGACCCTCATGGGCGAGGCCGGCGCGGACGTCGTCGGGGTCGACTACCGGGTGTCGCTGACCGACGCCCTCGAGCGCACCGGCGGACGCTGGCCGCTGCAGGGCAACCTCGACCCCGCGCTGCTCTTCGCCCCGTGGGAGGCCCTCTCGCGTCGCGTCGTCGAGATCGTCGAGGAGGGCCGCGCCGCGCCCGGGCACGTCTTCAACCTCGGCCACGGCGTCCTGCCGCACACCGACCCCGACGTGCTCACCCGCGTCGTCGAGCTGGTCCACGAGGTCTCGGCCCGGTGACCGACCCGGCGCCGGCGGCGAGCGAGCGGGCGATGCTCGACGCGTTCCTCGACGAACACCGGGCCGGTCTGCGCGAGGCGCTCGCCGGGCTCACCGAGGAGCAGGCGCGGCGGCGGCTCGTGCCGTCGGCCACGACGCTGCTCGGGCTGCTCAAGCACGTGACCTTCGTCGAGCGGGTGTGGTCCGAGGAGGCCGTGCTGCGCCGGCCGCGGACGGGGATCGGTCTGCCGGCGAGCGTCGACGAGACCTTCGAGCTCGCGGACGACGACACCGTCGTCTCGGTCCTGACCGACCACGAGAAGGCCTGTGCCGCAGCCCGGTCCATCGCCGCGACCGTCGACCTCGACGACACCGTGCTGGGGAACCGGCGCGGCCCGCTCCCGATGCGCTGGGTGCAGCTGCACCTGCTGCGCGAGCTCGCCCAGCACGCCGGCCACGCCGACATCCTGCGCGAGCAGGTGCTCGCCGCGGACGCCCGGGACGCCTGACCCCGTGCCCGCCGACCGCGTCCTCGCCGGCCACGGGCTGACCCTCGAGCCGCTGCGCGTCGAGCACGCCGACGTGATGGCGTTCGCCCTCGCGGACCCCGCCCTCCACACGGTGACCGGCGGGCGGCCCGCCAGCACCGACGAGCTGCGCGAGCGCTACACCCGGCAGCTGCGCGGCCCCGACGACCCCCACGAGGAGTGGTGCACCTGGGTCGTCCGCGACGGCGACGACGGGCCCCTCGTCGGGTTCGTCCAGGCGACGCTGACGGGCGACGGAGCGTGCGCCGAGCTCGCGTGGGTCGTCGGCACGCCGTGGCAGGGCCGGGGCATCGCGCGGCGGGCGGCCGCGCTCGTCCTCGCCGAGGTCACGCGCCGCGGCGTCGGCACGGTCGTCGCCCACGTACGACCGGGCCACGCGCCGTCGGAGGCGGTGGCCCGGTCGCTCGGGATGGGGCCGACGGACGTCGTCGTCGACGGCGAGACCCGCTGGTCCCTGGAGGTCCCGGGCCGCTGACGCCTCAGGCCGAGGGGGCGACCGGCGGCGTCGAGGACGTCGCGACGACGGCCGGACGGCGCCGACGCAGCCAGGCGAGGAGCGGTCCGAGGACGACGGCCACGGCGACACCGAAGGGCAGCACCGCGCCGAGCAGGGTCAGCACGAGCTGCACCGAGCGGGTG is from Arthrobacter sp. NEB 688 and encodes:
- a CDS encoding DMT family transporter; protein product: MVSLLALASSAVWGTSDFFAGLASRRRPPVAVVGWTQGLALLVVSVIVLLRRDTVTFEGWPLWSVAAGLAGMSGLVCFYSALSAGTMGVVAPIAALGVVVPVVLGVAGGDTPSPWAWVGMLVAIVGVTLASGPELTGDVSPRPVVLASVAALGFGLALYCIDRGARDSALLTLWGMRLTSVSILLVVALLVRSTGGVTPREVPGLLLIGCGDLGANFLFGIASSRGEVSIASVLGSLYPVVTIVLARVVIKERLRRVQQAGVVLAVGGAVLIAL
- the hemE gene encoding uroporphyrinogen decarboxylase, producing MTTSPSPAAAPASDSALVRAARGLPVPHTPVWFMRQAGRSLPEYRKVREGVGMLESCRRPDLVTEITLQPVRRHGVDAAIFFSDIVVPLAAVGIDLDIVAGVGPVVAEPVRTRADLERLRDLVPEDVPDITESVRMLTAELGTTPLIGFAGAPFTLASYLVEGGPSKNHEHTKALMHGDPGLWHDLCARLARISGAFLRVQGEAGASALQLFDSWAGFLSRADYEGFVAPHSAAALASVADLGVPRIHFGVGTGELLTLMGEAGADVVGVDYRVSLTDALERTGGRWPLQGNLDPALLFAPWEALSRRVVEIVEEGRAAPGHVFNLGHGVLPHTDPDVLTRVVELVHEVSAR
- a CDS encoding DinB family protein, producing MLDAFLDEHRAGLREALAGLTEEQARRRLVPSATTLLGLLKHVTFVERVWSEEAVLRRPRTGIGLPASVDETFELADDDTVVSVLTDHEKACAAARSIAATVDLDDTVLGNRRGPLPMRWVQLHLLRELAQHAGHADILREQVLAADARDA
- a CDS encoding GNAT family N-acetyltransferase; its protein translation is MPADRVLAGHGLTLEPLRVEHADVMAFALADPALHTVTGGRPASTDELRERYTRQLRGPDDPHEEWCTWVVRDGDDGPLVGFVQATLTGDGACAELAWVVGTPWQGRGIARRAAALVLAEVTRRGVGTVVAHVRPGHAPSEAVARSLGMGPTDVVVDGETRWSLEVPGR